In Deinobacterium chartae, a single genomic region encodes these proteins:
- a CDS encoding zinc-dependent alcohol dehydrogenase, whose protein sequence is MTASVIPTRQILRTVQGGVRWETQPLGELHPRHLRVRTYASAVSIGTELTMLRASPEGTALGYSASGVVEAVGTEVRGFAPGDRVAVYGAPYVHHASHLEVPITLSARVPGAVSLEAAAFGGIGAIAVHGVRQAKLSFGERALVVGLGPIGHLSALILEAAGIDTVCVEPEPRRRMRARAAGLRAVAALEEAGDGFDAALLTAHGPDSLLDATAQRVRLRGALVVVGDLPVNAARGTLFARELSVSVSRAGGPGRYDPQYEREAHDYPLAYVRWTEGRNLELAVRWMERRLNLSQFVTHTYPAADAARAYAELDRDRAAALGVLMRFGAPAPEGEP, encoded by the coding sequence ATGACCGCTTCTGTGATCCCCACCCGGCAGATCCTGCGCACCGTTCAAGGCGGCGTGCGCTGGGAAACGCAGCCGCTGGGCGAGCTGCACCCGCGTCACCTGCGCGTGCGCACGTACGCCTCGGCGGTCTCGATCGGCACCGAGCTGACCATGCTGCGCGCCAGTCCCGAGGGGACCGCGCTGGGCTACAGCGCCAGCGGCGTGGTGGAGGCGGTCGGCACCGAGGTGCGGGGCTTCGCGCCCGGCGACCGGGTGGCGGTGTACGGCGCCCCGTACGTGCACCACGCCTCGCACCTCGAGGTGCCGATCACCCTGAGCGCGCGGGTGCCAGGCGCGGTGAGCCTCGAGGCGGCGGCCTTCGGGGGCATCGGGGCCATCGCGGTGCACGGGGTGCGTCAGGCGAAGCTCAGTTTCGGCGAACGCGCGCTGGTGGTGGGCCTGGGGCCCATCGGTCACCTGAGTGCGCTGATTCTCGAGGCCGCCGGGATCGACACGGTGTGCGTGGAGCCCGAGCCGCGCCGCCGGATGCGTGCCCGCGCGGCCGGACTGCGCGCGGTGGCTGCGCTCGAGGAGGCCGGGGACGGCTTCGACGCGGCGCTGCTGACCGCGCACGGGCCAGACAGCCTGCTCGACGCCACCGCCCAGCGGGTGCGCCTGCGCGGGGCGCTGGTGGTGGTGGGCGACCTGCCGGTGAACGCGGCGCGCGGTACGCTGTTTGCACGCGAGCTGAGCGTGTCGGTGAGCCGCGCGGGCGGTCCGGGGCGTTATGATCCGCAGTACGAGCGCGAGGCGCACGACTACCCGCTGGCCTACGTGCGCTGGACCGAGGGCCGCAACCTCGAGCTGGCGGTGCGCTGGATGGAGCGTCGCTTGAACCTGTCGCAGTTTGTGACCCACACCTACCCTGCCGCCGACGCGGCGCGCGCCTACGCGGAACTGGACCGCGACCGCGCCGCCGCGCTGGGCGTGCTGATGCGTTTTGGTGCCCCGGCACCGGAAGGAGAGCCATGA
- a CDS encoding Gfo/Idh/MocA family protein → MTTVALIGLGNRGFDAYGRLISEMPHLGRVTHAVDALPGRLERARRLFGLGEDALFAHWDAFFALGRVADAVVIATPDDQHLEPTLKALELGYHVLLEKPITLREADLEVLLAAERRSVGRVTVCHVLRYTPFFSKLKAMVEAGAVGQLVGIQHTENIAHWHFAHSYVRGNWRSTRFAAPMLLAKACHDLDILRWLVDSPPRRVSSQGSLHHFRPENRPVGATDRCLDGCAVEASCPYSAPRLYLTGDLAAWPTRVVCDTPERAAVLEALRSGPYGRCVYACDNDVADHQNVLVEFESGVQVALTVSAFTQHNTRTLQIFGTHGELRGDLERGEIEWHDFRTQEHHRISVPTPRGRGHAGGDERLVRAWLESLADHAELRTTLAASIDSHRMAFEAERARLGTALQGESV, encoded by the coding sequence ATGACCACCGTCGCACTGATCGGCCTGGGCAACCGCGGCTTTGACGCCTATGGTCGCCTGATCTCTGAAATGCCCCACCTGGGGCGCGTCACCCACGCGGTAGACGCCCTGCCGGGGCGCCTGGAGCGTGCCCGCAGGCTGTTCGGCCTGGGAGAGGACGCCCTGTTTGCCCACTGGGACGCCTTTTTTGCCCTGGGCCGGGTCGCTGACGCGGTCGTGATCGCCACGCCCGACGACCAGCACCTCGAGCCGACCCTGAAGGCCCTCGAGCTCGGCTACCACGTGCTGCTCGAAAAACCGATCACCCTGCGCGAGGCGGACCTCGAGGTGCTGCTGGCCGCCGAGCGTCGCTCGGTGGGCCGGGTGACCGTGTGCCACGTGCTGCGCTACACCCCGTTCTTCTCGAAGCTCAAAGCAATGGTCGAAGCGGGCGCGGTGGGGCAACTGGTGGGCATCCAGCACACCGAGAACATCGCGCACTGGCACTTCGCGCACTCGTACGTGCGCGGCAACTGGCGCTCGACCCGCTTTGCGGCCCCGATGCTGCTGGCCAAGGCCTGCCACGACCTCGACATCCTGCGCTGGCTGGTAGACAGTCCGCCCAGGCGGGTGAGCTCGCAGGGCTCGCTGCACCACTTCCGGCCCGAGAACCGCCCCGTAGGCGCGACCGACCGCTGTCTGGACGGCTGCGCGGTCGAGGCGAGCTGCCCCTACAGTGCCCCGCGCCTGTACCTCACGGGCGACCTCGCGGCGTGGCCCACCCGGGTGGTGTGCGATACGCCCGAGCGCGCGGCGGTGCTCGAGGCGCTGCGCAGCGGGCCGTACGGACGCTGCGTGTACGCCTGCGACAACGACGTGGCCGACCACCAGAACGTGCTGGTGGAGTTCGAGAGCGGCGTGCAGGTCGCGCTGACCGTATCGGCCTTCACGCAGCACAACACCCGCACGCTGCAGATCTTCGGGACACACGGCGAACTGCGCGGAGACCTCGAGCGCGGCGAGATCGAGTGGCACGACTTCCGCACGCAGGAGCACCACCGCATCTCGGTGCCCACCCCGCGCGGGCGCGGGCACGCCGGCGGCGACGAGCGGCTGGTGCGCGCGTGGCTCGAGTCGCTGGCCGATCACGCCGAGCTGCGCACCACCCTGGCTGCCTCGATCGACAGCCACCGCATGGCCTTCGAGGCCGAACGGGCCCGCCTGGGCACGGCCTTGCAAGGAGAGAGCGTATGA
- a CDS encoding dihydrodipicolinate synthase family protein has translation MNIREYLRQGHVIPAHPLALDDEGRLEERYQRALTRYYLEAGAGGLAVGVHTTQFEIHDNGLLEPVLRLAAEEHARAGSGAALIAGAVGGTEQAVREARLARDLGYHAVLLSLRALRAASQAELIAHCRAVARELPLVGFYLQPAVGGQVLPYAFWREFFEIENVVAVKAAPFHRYWTLDVMRALADSGRAHEIVLYTGNDDHILLDLVLPTRFSQAGETLCFAGGLLGQWAVWTRRAVELLEEAKRWREEGAVPHSFLLQAQQLTDANAAVFDVAGEFRGCIAGIQYVLWRQGLLPSMRCVSDHEVLSPGQQQEIERVRAAYPHLTDDAFVAANLGRWLDRVPV, from the coding sequence ATGAACATCCGCGAGTACCTGCGCCAGGGGCACGTGATCCCCGCGCACCCGCTGGCCCTGGATGACGAGGGCCGCCTCGAGGAGCGCTACCAGCGCGCCCTGACCCGCTATTACCTCGAGGCCGGAGCCGGAGGGCTGGCGGTGGGCGTGCACACCACCCAGTTCGAGATTCACGACAACGGGCTGCTGGAACCGGTGTTGCGCCTCGCTGCCGAGGAGCACGCCCGGGCGGGCAGCGGCGCGGCTTTGATCGCCGGGGCGGTGGGCGGAACCGAGCAGGCGGTGCGCGAGGCGCGGCTGGCGCGCGACTTGGGCTACCACGCGGTGTTGCTGTCGCTGCGGGCGCTGCGCGCTGCCTCGCAGGCCGAGCTGATCGCGCACTGCCGCGCGGTGGCGCGCGAGCTGCCGCTGGTCGGCTTTTACCTGCAGCCGGCCGTGGGCGGGCAGGTGCTGCCCTACGCCTTCTGGCGCGAGTTCTTCGAGATCGAGAACGTGGTGGCGGTCAAGGCCGCGCCCTTCCACCGCTACTGGACCCTGGACGTGATGCGGGCGCTGGCCGACTCGGGCCGGGCCCATGAGATTGTGCTCTACACCGGCAACGACGACCACATCCTGCTCGATCTGGTGCTGCCCACCCGCTTTTCCCAGGCGGGCGAGACGCTGTGTTTCGCCGGGGGGCTGCTGGGCCAGTGGGCGGTGTGGACCCGCCGCGCGGTGGAGCTGCTGGAGGAGGCCAAGCGCTGGCGCGAGGAAGGGGCGGTGCCGCATTCCTTCTTGCTGCAGGCCCAGCAGCTCACCGACGCCAACGCGGCGGTCTTTGACGTGGCCGGAGAGTTCCGGGGCTGCATCGCGGGCATCCAGTACGTGCTGTGGCGCCAGGGCCTGCTGCCCTCGATGCGCTGCGTGAGCGACCACGAAGTGCTCTCGCCCGGCCAGCAGCAGGAGATCGAGCGGGTGCGCGCCGCCTACCCGCACCTGACCGACGACGCCTTCGTGGCCGCCAACCTCGGGCGCTGGCTGGACCGGGTTCCGGTCTGA
- a CDS encoding ABC transporter substrate-binding protein codes for MKRMLPLLALSAGLLVTPALAQDSGLRGNISVWVYPLIPDEKEHRALWNDLVSGFNKQYPNLRVSVDIQPWAGRNEKLAAAVAAGRAPDLVYLIPDQIPQFVRLNALQPITLNAKDRADYFKGAIDGVTYQGKMYTAPILMSAYATVYNKKLFEQAGVTTYPKTWADVAKIAPKFKEKGLYLTSYSGALEETLNGTFYPFLWQAGGSVFAKDGKSVAFNSAAGVRALTFIVDLFKNGYADPSTATRMVTGSDTPLARQKAAASFALDSGTTRQLIDIWGSDDNLVIGLPLRGSKQVTYGTVGGFAMPTKRGDSAAAKAFLDYLIQPATLKKINLGAGYFPPRKSVGKLHDNDPVLSRLEDSVQYAIPGEVHPLSRQVMSVLAPELQAAILGKKTPKQALDDAARAANDLIRREGL; via the coding sequence ATGAAGCGAATGCTGCCCCTGCTCGCCCTCAGCGCCGGTTTGCTGGTCACGCCTGCCCTCGCCCAGGACAGTGGCCTGCGCGGAAACATCAGCGTCTGGGTCTACCCGCTCATTCCCGACGAAAAGGAACACCGCGCGCTCTGGAACGACCTGGTCAGCGGCTTCAACAAGCAGTACCCCAACCTGCGCGTCAGCGTGGACATCCAGCCCTGGGCCGGACGTAACGAGAAGCTCGCCGCCGCCGTCGCCGCCGGACGCGCCCCGGATCTGGTCTACCTGATCCCCGACCAGATCCCGCAGTTCGTGCGTCTGAACGCGCTGCAGCCCATCACGCTCAACGCCAAGGACCGCGCGGACTACTTCAAGGGAGCCATCGACGGCGTCACCTACCAGGGCAAGATGTACACCGCCCCCATCCTGATGAGCGCGTACGCCACCGTCTACAACAAGAAGCTGTTCGAGCAAGCCGGTGTGACCACCTACCCCAAAACCTGGGCAGATGTCGCCAAGATCGCGCCCAAGTTCAAAGAGAAAGGACTGTACCTCACCAGCTACTCCGGTGCCCTCGAGGAGACCCTCAACGGCACGTTTTACCCGTTTTTGTGGCAGGCGGGCGGCAGCGTGTTCGCCAAGGACGGCAAGAGCGTGGCCTTCAACAGCGCGGCGGGCGTGCGCGCCCTCACCTTCATCGTGGACCTGTTCAAGAACGGCTACGCTGACCCCTCTACCGCCACACGCATGGTCACCGGCAGCGACACCCCCTTGGCCCGCCAGAAGGCTGCGGCCTCCTTCGCGCTGGACAGCGGCACCACCCGCCAGCTGATCGACATCTGGGGCAGCGACGACAACCTGGTGATCGGCCTGCCGCTGCGCGGCAGCAAGCAGGTCACCTACGGCACCGTGGGCGGTTTTGCCATGCCCACCAAGCGGGGCGACAGCGCCGCTGCCAAGGCGTTCCTCGACTACCTGATCCAACCTGCGACCCTCAAGAAGATCAATCTGGGTGCCGGTTACTTCCCGCCGCGCAAGAGCGTGGGCAAGCTGCACGACAACGACCCGGTGCTCAGCCGCCTCGAGGATTCGGTGCAGTACGCCATTCCCGGCGAGGTCCACCCGCTGTCGCGCCAGGTGATGTCGGTGCTCGCCCCCGAGCTGCAGGCCGCCATCCTGGGCAAGAAGACTCCCAAACAGGCTTTAGACGACGCTGCCCGCGCCGCCAATGACCTGATCCGGCGCGAAGGCCTGTAA
- the ruvA gene encoding Holliday junction branch migration protein RuvA: MIAFIEGTVRELRDASVVIQSGGLGYEVFVARPTLDRCRQGETVQLSTRLVVREDAWLLFGFHDKDLLTLFDLLTGVSGVGPKLALALLSQLPPAVLAGAIFDGDARLLSSVSGVGKKTAERLVLELQGKVPEHLRVAPTQAGRGRPSNPAVQDAVDALIALGYREVQVRSAVAELAQAAPEATADQLIRKALGKLR; the protein is encoded by the coding sequence GTGATCGCCTTTATCGAGGGAACGGTGCGGGAGCTGCGCGATGCAAGCGTCGTTATTCAAAGCGGCGGGTTGGGCTACGAGGTGTTCGTGGCCCGCCCCACCCTGGACCGCTGCCGCCAAGGCGAAACCGTCCAGCTGTCCACCCGGCTGGTGGTGCGCGAAGATGCCTGGCTGCTGTTTGGCTTCCATGACAAGGACCTGCTGACGCTGTTCGACCTGCTGACCGGGGTCAGCGGAGTGGGCCCCAAGCTGGCCCTGGCCCTGCTGTCGCAGCTGCCCCCGGCCGTGCTGGCCGGAGCGATCTTCGACGGCGACGCCAGGCTGCTCTCGAGTGTGTCGGGGGTCGGCAAGAAGACCGCCGAGCGGCTGGTCCTCGAGCTGCAGGGCAAGGTGCCCGAACACCTCAGGGTCGCTCCCACCCAGGCGGGCCGGGGCCGCCCGTCGAACCCGGCGGTGCAAGACGCCGTGGACGCCCTGATCGCGCTGGGTTACCGCGAGGTGCAGGTGCGCTCGGCGGTGGCCGAACTGGCGCAGGCCGCCCCGGAGGCCACCGCAGACCAGCTGATCCGCAAGGCGCTGGGCAAGCTGCGCTGA
- the lepB gene encoding signal peptidase I: MLRRFFREWILQAALPLWLLVTFLVIPAAVQGRSMEPSLEPEDRLIILKAERWLNAWGLDPAWPRYGDIVVFKAPSDSEYAFETGPFGLRYRPYLIKRLVGRPGDRIELREGTLYRNGQPVPEPYATPDASSFDVEPLTLGPGQYYLLGDNRRVGESVDSRYFGPVRRQDLAGTVVLRFWPPGGFGRPPGP; the protein is encoded by the coding sequence GTGTTGCGCCGGTTTTTTCGCGAGTGGATCTTGCAGGCGGCCCTGCCGCTGTGGCTGCTGGTCACCTTTCTGGTCATTCCTGCGGCGGTGCAGGGCCGCAGCATGGAGCCCTCCCTCGAGCCGGAGGACCGCTTGATCATCCTCAAGGCCGAGCGCTGGCTGAACGCCTGGGGGCTGGACCCGGCGTGGCCCCGCTACGGAGACATCGTGGTGTTCAAAGCACCCTCGGACAGCGAGTACGCCTTCGAGACCGGGCCGTTTGGCCTGCGGTACCGCCCCTACCTGATCAAGCGGCTGGTGGGCCGTCCCGGCGACCGCATCGAGCTTCGCGAGGGGACGCTGTACCGCAACGGCCAGCCGGTTCCCGAGCCCTACGCCACCCCGGACGCCTCGTCGTTCGACGTGGAGCCGCTGACCCTGGGCCCAGGACAGTACTACCTGCTGGGCGATAACCGCCGCGTGGGGGAGAGCGTGGATAGCCGTTACTTCGGGCCGGTGCGCCGCCAGGACCTGGCGGGAACGGTGGTGCTGCGTTTCTGGCCGCCCGGAGGTTTTGGGCGGCCCCCCGGTCCCTGA
- a CDS encoding carboxypeptidase M32, whose translation MSEHPLFEQLRLRQQELFDLSAIGGLLGWDRSTYLPPGGAPARARQGALMARLHHQRATDPELGRLLDALERELPHFDPDGLEARLLRLARREYDRATRVPESFVAELSAHSSATYAAWAQTRPGGDFGPMIPLLERTLELSRRYAAFFPEFEHPMDVFVDASEEGMTVARVREVFGRLRDGLVPLVQAVTARPEPRTDFLYRHYPQAAQLAFGEAVIRAYGYDFTRGRQDLTHHPFCTRFSIGDVRITTRVREDDLTECLFSTLHESGHAMYEQGVDRSLEGLPLARGTSSGVHESQSRLWENVVGRSAPFWQHYFPALQATFPEQLADVSWEEMYRAVNVVRRSLIRTDADELTYNLHIILRFELEVAMHEGRLEVKDLAAAWHERYTADLGVRAPDDRDGVLQDVHWYSGMIGGAFHSYALGNIMSLQFWEAARGALPDLEGQVGQGEFAALHGWLREKVYRHGKMRSTSELLVAATGQDLNPEPYLNYLRSKYGELYGLTEPVGSGAH comes from the coding sequence ATGTCCGAACACCCGCTGTTTGAACAACTGCGTCTCCGGCAGCAGGAACTCTTTGACCTCTCCGCCATCGGCGGCCTGCTCGGCTGGGACCGCAGCACCTATCTGCCCCCAGGAGGCGCACCGGCCCGTGCCCGTCAGGGTGCGCTGATGGCCAGGCTGCACCACCAGCGCGCCACCGACCCCGAGCTGGGACGGCTGCTCGACGCCCTCGAGCGCGAGCTGCCCCACTTCGACCCGGACGGCCTCGAGGCACGACTGCTCCGGCTCGCGCGACGCGAATATGACCGAGCTACCCGTGTGCCCGAGTCCTTCGTGGCCGAGCTCTCGGCGCACAGCAGCGCCACCTACGCCGCCTGGGCCCAGACGCGCCCGGGCGGCGACTTCGGTCCCATGATCCCGCTGCTCGAGCGCACGCTGGAGCTCAGCCGCCGCTACGCCGCGTTCTTCCCCGAGTTCGAGCATCCCATGGACGTGTTCGTGGACGCCTCGGAAGAGGGCATGACCGTGGCCCGGGTACGCGAGGTCTTCGGGCGACTGCGCGACGGCCTGGTGCCGCTGGTACAGGCGGTGACCGCCCGGCCCGAACCGCGCACCGACTTCCTGTACCGCCACTACCCGCAAGCCGCACAACTGGCCTTTGGCGAAGCGGTCATCCGCGCTTACGGCTACGATTTCACCCGGGGCCGCCAGGACCTCACCCACCACCCCTTCTGCACCCGCTTCAGCATCGGCGACGTGCGCATCACCACCCGCGTGCGCGAGGACGACCTGACCGAGTGCCTGTTCAGCACGCTGCACGAAAGCGGCCATGCCATGTACGAGCAGGGCGTGGACCGCTCCCTCGAGGGGCTTCCGCTCGCGCGCGGCACGTCCTCGGGCGTACACGAGAGCCAGTCACGGCTGTGGGAGAACGTGGTGGGCCGCAGCGCACCGTTCTGGCAGCACTACTTCCCGGCCCTGCAGGCCACCTTCCCCGAGCAGCTCGCGGACGTGAGCTGGGAGGAGATGTACCGCGCCGTGAACGTGGTGCGCCGCAGCCTGATCCGTACCGACGCCGACGAGCTCACCTACAACCTGCACATCATCTTGCGCTTCGAGCTGGAAGTCGCCATGCACGAGGGACGCCTCGAGGTCAAAGACCTCGCCGCTGCGTGGCACGAGCGCTACACGGCGGACCTGGGCGTGCGCGCGCCGGACGACCGTGACGGCGTGCTGCAAGACGTGCACTGGTACTCGGGCATGATCGGCGGAGCGTTCCACAGCTACGCCCTGGGCAACATCATGAGCCTGCAGTTCTGGGAAGCTGCCAGAGGAGCGCTGCCGGACCTCGAGGGCCAGGTGGGCCAGGGCGAGTTCGCAGCGCTGCACGGCTGGCTGCGCGAGAAGGTGTACCGCCACGGCAAGATGCGCAGCACCTCGGAGCTGCTGGTCGCGGCAACCGGCCAGGACCTGAACCCGGAACCCTACCTGAACTACCTGCGCAGCAAGTACGGGGAACTCTACGGCCTGACCGAACCGGTCGGCAGCGGCGCGCACTGA